The following coding sequences are from one Gemmatimonadales bacterium window:
- a CDS encoding succinate dehydrogenase/fumarate reductase iron-sulfur subunit, translated as MKLTLKIWRQAGPDDRGEFRTYTAGDVSEHMSFLEMLDVLNEELLSRNEEPVAFDHDCREGICGTCSLMINGIPHGPRRATTTCQLHMRSFRDGDTITIEPWRARAFPVLRDLVVDRSAFDRIIAAGGYVSAPTGSAQDANSILVPKTRADLAMDSAACIGCGACVAACPNGSAMLFTAAKVNHLALLPQGQPERASRVVSMVRQMDREDFGGCTLFEECEAACPKEISVENIASLNRDLMQATLSDRGPGRNTGGTG; from the coding sequence ATGAAGCTCACCCTCAAGATCTGGCGGCAGGCCGGCCCCGACGATCGCGGCGAGTTCCGCACCTACACCGCCGGCGACGTCAGCGAGCACATGTCATTTCTGGAGATGCTCGACGTCCTCAACGAAGAGCTGCTCTCCCGGAACGAAGAGCCGGTCGCGTTCGACCACGACTGTCGCGAAGGGATCTGTGGCACCTGTTCGCTGATGATCAACGGGATTCCCCACGGGCCGAGGCGCGCCACGACCACTTGCCAGCTGCACATGCGCTCGTTCCGCGACGGCGACACGATCACCATCGAGCCGTGGCGTGCCCGGGCGTTTCCGGTCCTGCGCGATCTGGTGGTCGACCGGAGCGCCTTCGACCGGATCATCGCCGCCGGCGGCTACGTCAGCGCCCCGACGGGATCGGCACAGGATGCCAACTCGATCCTGGTTCCGAAGACTCGTGCCGACCTGGCGATGGACTCGGCAGCGTGCATCGGCTGCGGCGCGTGTGTGGCGGCGTGCCCCAACGGGTCGGCGATGCTCTTCACCGCGGCGAAGGTGAACCACCTGGCGCTGCTGCCGCAGGGGCAACCGGAACGGGCATCGCGCGTCGTCTCGATGGTCCGGCAGATGGACCGAGAGGATTTCGGCGGCTGCACTCTCTTCGAGGAGTGCGAAGCGGCATGTCCCAAGGAGATTTCGGTCGAGAATATCGCGTCCCTCAATCGCGACCTGATGCAGGCAACGCTTTCGGATCGCGGCCCCGGCCGGAACACCGGCGGCACCGGGTGA
- a CDS encoding fumarate reductase/succinate dehydrogenase flavoprotein subunit, with protein sequence MKLDARTPSGPLAEKWDRHRADLRLVSPANKRKFHVIVVGSGLAGASAAASMAELGYQVSCFCFQDSPRRAHSIAAQGGINASKNYPNDGDSDWRLFYDTIKGGDFRSREANVYRLAQVSGNIIDQCVAQGVPFAREYGGMLANRSFGGAQVSRTFYARGQTGQQLLLGAYQALERMIARGSVTMYSRHEMLDLVLVDGRARGIVARDLVTGEMESFAAHAVVLATGGYGNVFYLSTNAKGCNVTAAYRAYKHGAGFANPCFTQIHPTCIPVSGEYQSKLTLMSESLRNDGRVWVPKAHGDNRIPRDIPDPDRDYYLERKYPSFGNLAPRDIASRAAKEACDDGRGVGPGGRGVYLDFASAINRVGEATIRERYGNLFEMYNRITGENPYDTPMRIYPAVHYTMGGLWVDYNLMSTIPGLHVIGEANFSDHGANRLGASALMQGLADGYFILPYTIGDYLATAKLEPVDSSHAAFAEASKRATEKLTRLLSINGTRSVDSFHKELGHLMWNECGMARNREGLRRAIARIPELRAEFWENVKVPGSAETLNQSLEKAGRVADFLEFAEMTCRDALEREESCGCHFRTEYETADGEAKRNDDQFAHVAVWEYQGVDQAPIRHEEPLEFEFVKLATRSYK encoded by the coding sequence ATGAAACTCGACGCTCGAACGCCCAGCGGGCCGCTGGCCGAAAAGTGGGATCGCCATCGCGCCGATCTTCGGCTGGTGTCGCCTGCCAACAAGCGGAAGTTCCATGTCATCGTGGTCGGGTCGGGGCTCGCCGGCGCATCGGCTGCCGCGTCGATGGCGGAGCTCGGCTACCAGGTGTCGTGCTTCTGCTTCCAGGATTCGCCCCGCCGCGCGCACTCGATCGCCGCACAGGGCGGGATCAACGCGTCGAAGAACTATCCCAACGACGGCGATTCCGACTGGCGTCTCTTCTACGACACGATCAAGGGCGGCGACTTCCGCTCGCGCGAAGCGAACGTCTACCGGCTGGCGCAGGTCTCGGGGAATATCATCGATCAGTGCGTCGCGCAGGGGGTTCCCTTTGCGCGTGAATACGGCGGGATGCTCGCCAACCGGTCGTTCGGCGGCGCGCAGGTGTCACGCACATTCTACGCGCGCGGGCAGACCGGCCAGCAGCTCCTCCTCGGTGCGTATCAGGCGCTGGAGCGGATGATCGCCCGCGGCAGCGTCACAATGTATTCGCGGCACGAGATGCTCGACCTGGTTCTCGTCGACGGGCGCGCCCGCGGGATCGTGGCGCGAGACCTCGTCACCGGCGAGATGGAATCGTTCGCGGCGCACGCTGTGGTCCTGGCCACCGGGGGGTACGGCAACGTCTTCTATCTGTCGACCAACGCGAAGGGATGCAACGTCACGGCGGCGTACCGCGCGTACAAGCACGGCGCCGGCTTCGCCAATCCGTGCTTCACCCAGATCCATCCGACCTGCATTCCGGTCAGCGGCGAGTATCAGTCAAAGCTGACGCTGATGTCGGAGTCGCTGCGTAATGACGGGCGCGTCTGGGTTCCCAAGGCGCACGGCGACAACCGGATCCCGCGCGACATTCCCGATCCCGATCGCGACTACTATCTCGAGCGGAAGTACCCGTCGTTCGGCAATCTTGCCCCGCGCGACATCGCATCACGCGCGGCGAAGGAAGCGTGCGACGACGGGCGCGGCGTCGGCCCCGGCGGGCGCGGCGTCTATCTCGACTTCGCCAGCGCGATCAACCGCGTCGGTGAGGCGACGATCCGGGAACGCTACGGCAACCTCTTCGAGATGTACAACCGGATCACCGGCGAGAATCCGTACGACACGCCGATGCGGATCTACCCGGCAGTGCATTACACGATGGGCGGCCTCTGGGTCGATTACAACCTGATGAGCACGATTCCCGGGTTGCACGTCATCGGCGAGGCGAACTTCTCCGATCACGGTGCCAATCGCCTCGGCGCGTCAGCGCTGATGCAGGGACTCGCCGACGGCTACTTCATCCTGCCGTACACGATCGGCGACTACCTCGCGACCGCGAAGCTCGAGCCGGTCGACTCGTCGCATGCCGCCTTCGCCGAAGCGTCGAAGCGCGCCACCGAGAAGCTGACGCGATTGCTGTCGATCAACGGCACGCGATCGGTCGACTCCTTCCACAAGGAGCTTGGCCACCTGATGTGGAACGAGTGCGGCATGGCGCGCAACCGCGAAGGACTCCGCCGCGCGATCGCGCGGATCCCGGAATTGCGTGCCGAATTCTGGGAGAACGTGAAAGTCCCGGGATCCGCCGAGACGCTGAACCAGTCGTTGGAGAAGGCCGGCCGCGTCGCGGACTTCCTCGAGTTCGCCGAGATGACCTGCCGCGATGCGTTGGAGCGCGAGGAGTCGTGCGGCTGTCACTTCCGCACCGAATACGAAACCGCCGACGGCGAAGCGAAGCGCAATGACGACCAGTTCGCCCACGTGGCCGTCTGGGAATACCAGGGGGTCGATCAGGCGCCGATCCGTCACGAGGAGCCGCTGGAGTTCGAATTCGTGAAGCTGGCCACACGGAGCTATAAATGA
- a CDS encoding succinate dehydrogenase cytochrome b subunit has protein sequence MNRLFALWDTTVGKKVAMATTGVVMILFLISHTISNVLIFSNPAHLDSYAAWLRSLGPALWVARAILLACVLIHIAAAYQLTMRARRARPIQYSKHEQQVATYASRTMRWGGVLLAVFIVFHILHFTTGTFHPDFHRGEVGRNVMEGMAVTPVAIFYLIAMLALGLHFAHGIWSAFQTLGFDHPSYRRARLILAWSLAILVAGGLATIPIASLLGYLRWH, from the coding sequence ATGAACCGCCTCTTCGCGCTGTGGGACACCACGGTCGGGAAGAAGGTGGCGATGGCCACGACCGGCGTCGTCATGATTCTCTTCCTGATCTCGCACACGATTTCGAATGTGCTGATCTTCAGCAATCCCGCACATCTCGACAGTTACGCCGCGTGGCTCCGCTCGCTCGGCCCCGCTCTCTGGGTGGCCCGCGCCATCCTCCTCGCCTGCGTCCTGATTCACATCGCCGCGGCCTACCAGCTCACGATGCGCGCGCGCCGCGCCCGGCCGATCCAGTACAGCAAGCACGAGCAGCAGGTGGCCACGTACGCGTCACGCACGATGCGTTGGGGCGGCGTGCTGCTGGCGGTCTTCATCGTCTTCCATATCCTGCATTTCACCACCGGAACCTTCCATCCCGATTTCCATCGCGGCGAGGTTGGCCGCAACGTGATGGAAGGGATGGCGGTGACACCGGTCGCGATCTTCTACCTCATCGCGATGCTCGCCCTCGGGCTCCACTTCGCTCACGGGATCTGGTCGGCGTTCCAGACGCTCGGCTTCGATCATCCGTCATATCGGCGCGCGCGACTGATCCTGGCGTGGAGTCTTGCCATTCTCGTTGCCGGCGGATTGGCCACGATCCCGATCGCATCGCTGCTGGGATATCTCAGGTGGCACTGA
- the mdh gene encoding malate dehydrogenase, whose product MFDKIAVVGAGNVGATAAQRVAEKHLARTVVMIDVAEGIPQGKALDQWESGPVEGFDTRVVGANDYSAAANAELFIVTAGIARKPGMSRDDLVKTNAGIVQSVGEQIKAAAPNAIVIVVSNPLDVMCYVMRRATGFPRERVIGMAGVLDTARFCTFLSEAAGVSVRDIQAMVLGGHGDTMVPLISCTTVSGVPITQFIEKATLDKLVDRARNGGAEIVAHLKTGSAYYAPSAAAVQMAEAIVYDQKRLLPCSAWLQGEFGLKDVYCGVPCLLGRKGLERIIEIPLTDDERTALNKSAEAVRSVQAIV is encoded by the coding sequence ATGTTCGACAAAATTGCAGTGGTCGGAGCGGGCAACGTCGGTGCCACAGCTGCACAGCGCGTTGCCGAAAAACATCTCGCGCGTACCGTCGTGATGATCGACGTGGCGGAGGGCATTCCGCAGGGGAAAGCGCTCGATCAATGGGAGTCTGGCCCGGTCGAGGGATTCGACACCCGGGTCGTCGGCGCCAACGACTATTCCGCCGCAGCCAACGCCGAACTCTTCATCGTCACCGCCGGGATCGCCCGCAAGCCTGGGATGAGCCGCGACGATCTGGTCAAGACCAACGCCGGGATCGTCCAGTCGGTCGGCGAGCAGATCAAGGCCGCCGCGCCCAACGCCATCGTGATTGTGGTTTCCAATCCGCTCGACGTGATGTGCTACGTGATGCGTCGCGCGACCGGCTTCCCGCGCGAGCGGGTGATCGGGATGGCCGGTGTCCTCGACACGGCGCGGTTCTGCACCTTTCTCTCCGAAGCAGCCGGCGTGTCAGTCCGCGATATCCAGGCGATGGTCCTCGGCGGTCACGGCGACACGATGGTGCCGCTGATCTCGTGCACCACTGTGTCCGGTGTGCCGATCACCCAGTTCATCGAGAAGGCGACGCTCGACAAGCTGGTCGATCGCGCCCGCAACGGCGGCGCCGAGATCGTGGCGCACCTCAAGACCGGGTCGGCGTACTACGCGCCGAGCGCCGCGGCGGTCCAGATGGCCGAGGCGATCGTGTATGACCAGAAGCGGCTGCTGCCGTGCTCGGCATGGCTGCAGGGAGAGTTCGGACTGAAAGACGTGTACTGCGGCGTGCCGTGCCTCCTCGGTCGCAAGGGGCTCGAGCGGATCATCGAGATCCCGCTGACCGACGACGAGCGGACGGCGTTGAACAAGTCAGCCGAAGCGGTGCGCTCGGTCCAAGCGATCGTCTGA
- a CDS encoding M20/M25/M40 family metallo-hydrolase has product MRYRTIARAAAVISAASALGATALSAQQSCPATTHQTMPLKYKGGSTVPAITACDLMTRLYIYADDSMRGREAGSPDAQRATAYIEGQVRAMGLKPGGTKGSFYEYMPVTATYEDSASTIASGGKTFHAYRDFDFNGSTDVSGQVIFGGTQGDTTNALSASAVEGKIVIELPRAGGGRGGFAGGRGGARGGRGAGGQAPANPLAGAAAVLTVEPELTTPRVGYSLHDTVETEGKAAYCQTHAADDARACGGGRGGRGGGGGLFTATISPQMAAALLGKDPSSAAKGDLGQQATISAHSKTVLSPTRDVIAVLPGSDPKLKNEYVIIGGHSDHIGTANRALVESDSLKAYNEIAQTEGAERTGRITPDADQWARINAIKDSLRKIYPPRMDSISNGADDDGSGSVSVLEIAEKFAKSGVKPKRSIIFIWQMGEEKGLWGSEYFTNYPTLPRDSIVGDLNIDMVGRGEATDVTGISKDNVVLHGSPDYVQLVGARRLSTEFGDIAEAVNKTEKVPLQFDYSMDANGHPQNIYCRSDHANYARYNIPVIFFTTGGHADYHQVTDEPEYIRYEHMARVDQLIYDIAVKVADLDHRLVVDGKKPVSPFASCQQ; this is encoded by the coding sequence GTGAGATACCGTACCATCGCCCGCGCAGCCGCCGTCATCTCTGCGGCGTCAGCGCTGGGAGCGACCGCCCTGTCCGCGCAGCAGAGCTGCCCTGCGACCACCCACCAGACCATGCCGCTCAAGTACAAGGGTGGCTCAACCGTCCCGGCGATCACCGCCTGCGACCTGATGACCCGGCTCTACATCTACGCCGACGATTCAATGCGCGGCCGCGAAGCCGGTTCGCCCGACGCGCAGCGCGCCACGGCCTATATCGAGGGCCAGGTCCGCGCCATGGGGCTCAAGCCGGGCGGGACCAAGGGGTCGTTCTATGAGTACATGCCGGTCACCGCGACGTACGAGGACTCGGCGTCGACGATTGCCAGCGGCGGGAAGACCTTCCACGCCTACCGTGATTTCGACTTCAACGGTAGCACCGACGTCTCGGGTCAGGTGATCTTCGGCGGAACGCAGGGCGATACCACGAACGCGCTTTCCGCGTCAGCGGTCGAAGGGAAGATCGTCATCGAACTTCCGCGCGCTGGCGGTGGCCGCGGCGGGTTCGCGGGTGGTCGTGGCGGCGCGCGTGGTGGACGTGGAGCTGGCGGGCAGGCTCCGGCGAATCCGCTGGCGGGTGCAGCGGCGGTGCTCACGGTCGAGCCCGAACTGACGACGCCCCGGGTTGGCTATTCACTCCACGACACTGTGGAGACCGAAGGGAAGGCTGCATACTGTCAGACCCACGCGGCCGACGACGCGAGGGCATGCGGCGGCGGACGTGGCGGTCGCGGCGGCGGCGGTGGACTCTTCACTGCCACCATCTCTCCGCAAATGGCGGCCGCACTTCTCGGCAAGGATCCGTCATCGGCTGCCAAGGGCGACCTCGGCCAGCAGGCGACGATCAGTGCGCACAGCAAGACCGTCCTCTCGCCGACGCGCGACGTGATCGCGGTACTTCCGGGAAGTGACCCGAAGCTCAAGAACGAGTACGTGATCATCGGCGGCCATTCCGATCACATCGGCACGGCGAACCGCGCGCTGGTGGAATCGGATTCGCTCAAGGCGTACAACGAGATCGCGCAGACTGAAGGCGCCGAACGGACCGGCAGGATCACGCCGGACGCCGATCAGTGGGCGCGGATCAACGCGATCAAGGATTCACTGCGGAAGATCTATCCGCCGCGTATGGACTCGATCAGCAACGGTGCCGATGATGACGGCAGCGGTTCGGTCTCGGTCCTCGAAATCGCCGAGAAGTTCGCCAAGAGCGGGGTCAAGCCGAAGCGGTCGATCATCTTCATCTGGCAGATGGGTGAAGAGAAGGGACTCTGGGGATCGGAGTACTTCACCAACTACCCGACGCTCCCCCGCGACTCGATTGTCGGCGACCTCAACATCGACATGGTCGGCCGCGGCGAAGCGACCGACGTGACCGGAATCAGCAAGGACAACGTGGTGCTGCACGGTTCTCCGGACTACGTGCAGCTCGTTGGCGCGCGCCGTCTCTCGACCGAGTTCGGCGATATCGCCGAGGCGGTGAACAAGACCGAGAAGGTGCCGCTGCAGTTCGACTACAGCATGGACGCCAACGGGCACCCGCAGAACATCTATTGCCGCAGCGATCACGCGAACTACGCTCGGTACAACATCCCGGTGATCTTCTTCACCACCGGCGGTCACGCCGACTATCACCAGGTCACCGACGAGCCGGAATACATCCGCTATGAACACATGGCGCGTGTCGACCAGTTGATCTACGACATCGCGGTCAAGGTGGCCGATCTCGACCACCGCCTGGTCGTCGACGGGAAGAAGCCGGTCTCGCCGTTCGCCAGTTGCCAGCAGTAG
- a CDS encoding YbhB/YbcL family Raf kinase inhibitor-like protein, translated as MESRTDAEPCAGDILAARLEVTINAEEPMFRRIATPIAAFTLLAGGITPAQAQNPGAFVVTSTDVHTRDPIGSAQVFSGMGCTGSNISPALQWHGAPAKTRSFAVTVYDPDAPTGSGWWHWVVYNIPATAKGLPTGAGDPAKHLLPAGASQGNTDFGTAGYGGPCPPAGDKPHHYIFTVYALDVPSLEIPAGSTAAFVGFNLHGHTIAKASMTAMFGR; from the coding sequence GTGGAATCCCGGACCGACGCCGAACCCTGTGCAGGCGATATACTTGCGGCACGTCTCGAAGTCACGATCAACGCCGAGGAGCCGATGTTTCGCCGGATCGCAACGCCAATTGCCGCCTTCACCCTCCTGGCGGGGGGAATCACGCCAGCGCAGGCCCAGAACCCCGGTGCATTTGTGGTCACCAGCACCGACGTCCACACCCGCGACCCGATCGGCTCGGCGCAGGTGTTCAGCGGGATGGGATGCACCGGAAGCAACATCTCGCCGGCACTTCAATGGCACGGCGCCCCCGCAAAGACCCGGAGCTTTGCCGTCACGGTGTATGATCCCGACGCGCCGACCGGCAGTGGGTGGTGGCACTGGGTCGTCTACAACATCCCGGCCACTGCGAAGGGCCTTCCCACCGGCGCAGGTGATCCAGCCAAGCATCTCCTCCCGGCGGGTGCTTCGCAGGGGAACACCGACTTCGGCACCGCCGGGTACGGTGGGCCGTGCCCGCCGGCTGGTGACAAGCCGCACCACTACATCTTCACCGTCTATGCGCTCGACGTGCCGTCGCTGGAGATTCCGGCCGGCTCGACCGCGGCGTTCGTCGGATTCAACCTGCACGGTCACACGATTGCGAAGGCATCGATGACCGCGATGTTTGGCAGGTAG
- a CDS encoding M20/M25/M40 family metallo-hydrolase, whose protein sequence is MASPGAGLRTFTLALLVGAAGQLAAQGPKDLPLKYSGPATVPAITAGDLMTRLYKYADDSMGGRFVGSKYNLMATAYIESEVRRLGLKPAGENGSYFQNIGVIQRALDTATSTITIDGATYHAGRDFVAAEDGQVHQVSATGTVVWGTVLDTIGNPTPEEYKGKFVVVAPLMALPAGFDQGKFIASDGYKRYVAMLDGTVGQLQIDPDTLLTNQVRMAAAPPPASISQTLDRPGALRIVISHKLANAIFGEGAAIKPGISGKGITTDLRFTDTPREGRNVIAILPGTDPKLRGEYVAIGAHNDHIPMQRVVDHDSLKIFNEYARPQGADGGPTKKLSDDEWKAVNSQIDSLHKLHGGPRPDSISNGADDDGSGTVTVLELAEAFAKGNIKPKRSILFIWHAGEERGMWGSGWFTDHPTVPRDSIVAEINIDMVGRGAPSDITGVTKEGELVHGADRYVQLVGSRRLSTELGDLAETVNKNPKYNFKFDYSLDANGHPENIYCRSDHAKYAAWGIPVVFFTTGGHADYHQVTDEPQYIRYDHMALLDNYIFDLANHVADLDHRVKVDGQKMADPHGQCKQ, encoded by the coding sequence ATGGCATCACCAGGTGCCGGACTTCGCACGTTTACCCTCGCGCTCCTCGTCGGCGCTGCCGGTCAGCTCGCCGCGCAGGGACCGAAGGATCTCCCCCTCAAGTACTCGGGCCCAGCGACGGTCCCTGCAATCACCGCCGGCGACCTGATGACCCGACTGTACAAGTACGCCGATGATTCGATGGGTGGCCGCTTCGTCGGGAGCAAGTACAACCTGATGGCGACGGCGTACATCGAGAGTGAAGTGCGCCGTCTCGGCCTCAAGCCGGCTGGTGAGAACGGCAGCTACTTCCAGAATATCGGAGTCATCCAGCGGGCACTCGATACGGCGACCTCGACGATCACGATCGATGGAGCGACGTATCACGCCGGCCGTGATTTTGTCGCCGCAGAAGACGGTCAGGTACATCAGGTCTCGGCGACCGGTACAGTGGTGTGGGGCACGGTGCTCGACACGATCGGCAACCCGACTCCCGAGGAATACAAGGGAAAGTTTGTCGTGGTCGCGCCGCTGATGGCGCTGCCGGCTGGATTTGACCAGGGGAAGTTCATCGCGAGCGATGGATACAAGCGCTACGTCGCCATGCTCGACGGAACCGTGGGTCAACTCCAGATCGACCCCGACACACTCCTGACCAATCAGGTCCGCATGGCAGCGGCCCCGCCGCCGGCAAGCATTTCCCAGACTCTTGACCGCCCGGGTGCGCTCAGAATTGTCATCTCGCACAAGCTCGCCAATGCCATCTTTGGCGAAGGCGCTGCGATCAAGCCGGGGATATCGGGGAAGGGGATCACCACCGACCTGCGCTTCACCGACACTCCGCGCGAAGGACGCAACGTCATCGCGATCCTACCGGGGACCGACCCGAAGCTTCGCGGTGAGTACGTCGCGATTGGTGCGCACAACGATCACATTCCGATGCAGCGCGTCGTCGATCACGATTCGCTCAAGATCTTCAACGAATACGCGCGGCCGCAGGGCGCCGATGGTGGTCCGACGAAGAAGTTGTCGGATGACGAATGGAAGGCAGTCAATTCACAGATCGATTCGCTGCACAAGTTGCACGGTGGTCCGCGCCCGGACTCGATCAGCAACGGCGCCGACGACGACGGCTCGGGAACGGTTACGGTCCTCGAACTCGCCGAGGCGTTCGCCAAGGGGAACATCAAGCCGAAGCGCTCGATCCTCTTCATCTGGCACGCTGGTGAGGAACGTGGCATGTGGGGCTCAGGCTGGTTCACCGATCATCCGACCGTCCCTCGCGACTCGATCGTCGCGGAAATCAACATCGACATGGTCGGCCGTGGGGCACCGAGCGACATCACCGGTGTCACCAAGGAGGGCGAACTGGTGCACGGCGCCGATCGCTACGTGCAGCTGGTCGGGTCGCGCCGCCTCTCGACCGAGCTCGGTGATCTCGCCGAGACGGTCAACAAGAATCCGAAGTACAACTTCAAGTTCGACTACTCGCTCGATGCCAACGGGCACCCGGAGAACATCTACTGCCGCAGCGATCACGCGAAGTATGCGGCGTGGGGAATTCCGGTCGTCTTCTTCACGACCGGCGGCCATGCCGACTATCATCAGGTGACCGACGAGCCGCAGTACATCCGCTACGATCACATGGCGTTGCTCGACAACTACATCTTCGATCTCGCCAATCATGTCGCCGACCTCGACCACCGCGTCAAGGTCGACGGGCAGAAGATGGCCGATCCGCACGGGCAGTGTAAGCAGTAG
- the moaA gene encoding GTP 3',8-cyclase MoaA: MSPVVDQLGRPLGAVRISVTDRCNLRCSYCMPEDEYTWLPRESLLSFEELSRLITIFSSLGATKIRLTGGEPLMRRDLDQLVAMIRSRAGTREIALTTNAVLLAPIAPRLHAAGLNRITVSLDTLRPERMAAFARSDRHAEVIEGIDAARRAGFGRMKLNAVVVRGFNDDEIADLAAFAFERGIEPRFIEYMDVGGATQWRTEDVVSREAIVAALAARFGSAEGIPRDDDPHAPAERYRFANGMIAGVIASTTAPFCRSCDRARLTADGTLFLCLYADRGIDLRELLRRGATDAELTDAIAEAWTGRRDRGAEVRAVTPQRGVLVPLQGLRADPRREMHVRGG, from the coding sequence ATGAGCCCGGTCGTCGATCAGCTGGGGCGGCCGCTCGGCGCGGTCAGGATCTCCGTCACCGACCGCTGCAATCTTCGCTGCAGCTATTGCATGCCCGAAGACGAGTACACCTGGTTGCCGCGGGAATCGCTCCTCTCGTTCGAAGAGCTCTCTCGCCTCATCACCATCTTCAGCTCTCTCGGCGCGACAAAGATCCGTCTCACTGGCGGCGAACCGTTGATGCGTCGTGATCTCGATCAACTCGTGGCGATGATCAGATCGCGCGCCGGAACGCGCGAGATCGCGCTGACCACGAACGCGGTGCTGCTCGCGCCGATCGCGCCGCGGCTGCACGCCGCGGGGCTCAACCGGATCACGGTCTCACTCGACACGCTGCGCCCCGAACGGATGGCGGCGTTTGCGCGGAGCGACCGGCACGCCGAGGTGATCGAGGGGATCGATGCTGCGCGGCGCGCGGGGTTCGGTCGGATGAAGTTGAACGCGGTGGTGGTCCGCGGCTTCAACGACGACGAGATTGCGGATCTCGCGGCATTCGCCTTCGAGCGCGGCATCGAGCCGCGATTCATCGAATACATGGACGTGGGCGGCGCGACGCAATGGCGGACTGAAGATGTGGTCTCGCGCGAAGCGATTGTCGCGGCGCTTGCCGCGCGATTCGGATCAGCTGAGGGGATCCCGCGCGACGACGATCCGCATGCCCCCGCGGAGCGATACCGGTTTGCCAACGGGATGATCGCCGGGGTCATCGCCTCCACCACTGCGCCGTTCTGCCGGTCATGCGACCGTGCCCGGCTGACCGCCGATGGAACCCTCTTCCTCTGTCTCTACGCCGATCGCGGCATCGACCTGCGCGAGCTCCTCCGCCGCGGCGCGACCGACGCCGAACTCACCGATGCGATCGCGGAAGCCTGGACCGGCCGCCGCGATCGGGGTGCCGAGGTACGCGCCGTGACGCCGCAACGGGGAGTGCTGGTTCCGCTCCAGGGGCTGCGCGCCGATCCCCGCCGCGAGATGCATGTCCGGGGTGGTTAG
- a CDS encoding molybdenum cofactor biosynthesis protein MoaE yields the protein MTSYLTFQTIDAERLAAQVAGPDRGGVVTFAGLVRNHHAGREVVGLEYSAYTEMAEMACAEIMAAAESRWECRVALTHRLGKLAVGDVAVVVAVGAGHRDGAFAAARWVIDEVKRRVPIWKREEYVDGSSGWVDPTSPGGVIATSE from the coding sequence ATGACTTCATATCTCACCTTCCAAACGATTGATGCTGAGCGACTTGCAGCACAGGTTGCCGGGCCCGATCGCGGCGGAGTGGTGACCTTCGCAGGACTGGTAAGGAACCATCACGCCGGGCGCGAGGTTGTTGGCCTCGAATACAGCGCCTACACCGAGATGGCGGAAATGGCCTGCGCTGAAATCATGGCGGCGGCAGAATCGAGATGGGAGTGCCGGGTTGCGTTGACCCATCGGCTCGGCAAGCTGGCTGTGGGTGACGTCGCAGTCGTGGTCGCGGTGGGAGCGGGGCATCGTGACGGCGCGTTCGCTGCGGCGCGATGGGTCATCGACGAGGTGAAGCGCCGAGTGCCGATCTGGAAGCGGGAAGAGTACGTCGACGGTAGCAGCGGGTGGGTCGATCCGACGTCGCCCGGCGGCGTGATCGCGACATCGGAATGA
- a CDS encoding MoaD/ThiS family protein yields the protein MICRVRLFARYAELFGAEQVEVNLPDGAQVADLVSALRVLPGGASLPAEPFVAVNMSQASAETPLGPADAVALLPPLAGG from the coding sequence GTGATCTGTCGCGTTCGGCTCTTCGCGCGCTACGCCGAACTCTTTGGTGCGGAACAGGTTGAAGTGAATCTTCCCGACGGCGCGCAGGTCGCCGATTTGGTCAGCGCCCTCCGGGTTCTCCCGGGGGGCGCATCGCTTCCTGCCGAACCGTTCGTCGCGGTGAACATGTCGCAGGCATCGGCAGAGACACCTCTCGGGCCGGCCGACGCCGTTGCGTTGCTCCCGCCATTGGCCGGCGGATGA
- a CDS encoding HU family DNA-binding protein, whose translation MTKADLVEQVTAAIARTSGPMISKKDCARVVDAFLDAVKLAMHDQHNIEVRGFGTFKIRRRKTRMARNPRTGDPVEVAARPVPVFKPSKELRALVAHEEYVPDDSEMDDDE comes from the coding sequence ATGACCAAGGCCGATCTCGTCGAGCAAGTCACTGCTGCAATCGCCCGGACCTCCGGACCGATGATCTCGAAGAAGGATTGCGCGCGCGTTGTGGACGCATTCCTCGACGCCGTGAAGCTGGCGATGCACGACCAGCACAACATCGAGGTCCGCGGATTCGGCACCTTCAAGATCCGCCGGCGCAAGACGCGGATGGCGCGCAATCCACGCACCGGAGATCCGGTCGAGGTTGCCGCACGCCCAGTCCCGGTCTTCAAGCCCAGCAAGGAGTTACGCGCGCTGGTGGCTCATGAAGAGTACGTTCCCGACGACTCGGAGATGGACGACGACGAGTGA